The Horticoccus luteus DNA window TTGCGTCGATCTTTGCCTTCAGCCGCGCCTTCAAACGCGCGATGGGCGTTTCCCCGCGGGAATATCGCAAATCCCTCCCACCCGCGTCCGCCGCTGCGACTGCGTCCAAGTCGCCCGCCGCCCGGCGCCGGGCTTAGGTCTGCCGCAGCGCCTGGTCGCGGGTGACGGAAAAGTGCAACGGCTCCCCGCGCACGAAGCGGCCGAATTCCCCCACCATCGCCCAGCCCATCCGCCGACACTCATCACCCACCGAGCCCGCGAGGTGCGGCGTGAGCAGCACGTTCGGCAAATCATACAGGGCACTCGCTGCCTCCGGCGGCTCCGGCACCGTCACATCGAGAATCGCCTGCACGTCGCTGCGGCGCTGCAGGAACTCGATCAACTCCGTCTCCCGCACCAGGCCCCCGCGCGCGGTGTTGATGAACGTCGCCCCAGGCTTCAGCCGCGCCAGCAACTCGCCGGTGATGAAGCCCGCTGTCTCCGCGTTCAGCGGACTGTGCAGCGAGACCACATCACTGCGCGCCATCAGGTCCGGCAACGCCACCAATCTCACACCCAGTTCGGCCGCCTTTTCGGCCGGCAGGTAAGGGTCGTAGGCGAGCACCTCGACTTCGAGCGTGTGCAGTCGCTGCAGCACCTCGCGGCCGATCAAGCCCAGCGAGATCAGCCCGACGGTCGCACCGCGCGTGCCCCGCACACCGCCGAGGTCCCGGGGAAACGTCCGGGTTTGGCGGGTCTCGCGGTTGAGCCGCCAGACCTGTTTTAATGCGAGCACCACCATGCTCACGGTGTATTCGGCCACGGGCACCGCGTTCGCCGCCGCGGCATTGGTCAGAGTGATGCCCCGCTGCCAGAAGGCCTCGGACACGTAAGGCCGCACCGAACCGGCGCCGTGAAAAACGGCGCGCAACCGCGGCAGCCGCGCCAGCAATGCGGCGTCGAATTGCGGGCTGCTCCAGCCGGTGAACGCCACATCGATGGCGGCGAGTGTCGCCGACGGCAGCACGGCGCACTCCGCCGGACCAACTGGCGCGGGCACGATGAGATCGCATTGGTCCGCGAGCGCCGCCCGACACTCCTCGCCATAAATCAGCTCATACATGTCGCGCGGCAGAAGAAAGGCCGCCCGCAACGCGGGAGCCGGGACCGGCGCCGCGGCGGGCCGGGGGGAAGAAGGGACAACGCCCGATGCGCTCATGCGGCCACCGTGCTGGCGCCGAATTGCCCTGACAACGGGGCGGCTATTAACACCGTTGAGTGCCATGACAGGCCGGCCCATCATGGAGGACATTGCCCGCGCGGCCGGTTACTCGCGCGCCGCCGTCTCGCTCGCGCTGCGCGGCCATCCTTCGATTCCGGAATCCACACGGCGCAAGATCGCGGCCATTGCGGAGCAGCTGGGTTACCGCGCAAACCCGCTTGTTTCCGCGCTGATGAGTTTGCAACGCCAGCGCCGGTCGATGGGCGGCGCGACGACGATTGCCTATCTGACCTCGCATCCGCGCAGCGATCCCTGGCGGCAACGCAGTTATTACGTAAGCATGTTTCGCGGCGCAGCGACGCGGCTGGAGGAGATCGGCTGCCGGCTGGAAGAATTCAGCCTGCAAGGGGAAGGCATGACGCCGGCCCGCCTGCTGCAAATCCTCCGCACCCGAAACATCCACGGCGTGATCGTCGCGCCGCTGCCCTACGGCGAAACGCATGTGGCGCTCGACTTCTCGGGCCTGGCCGTCGTCGGACTCGGCATGAGCGTGCACACGCCGAAGATCGAGTGCGTGGCCAACGATCATTTTCAATCGTCGGCGCTGGCCGTGGAGCGCTGCGTCGCCCTCGGCTACCGCCGCATCGGCTTTGTGCTCAGTCAGGAAAGCTCCCGCCGCCTCGATCATCGGTGGCTCGGTGGCTATCGTTTCGCCGTGGAGCAATTCGGTCCCGGCACCCGCCTGCCGCCCCTCATGACCGAGCGCCAGAGCGAACTGCGCGCGGCGTTGCCCGGCTGGCTGCGTGCGCACCGGCCCGACGTGGTGATCCTCGGCAACGCCGAGGCGGAGTTGCAGGAAAAAATCCCCACGACCGTCGGGCTCGTCTCCCTCGGCGTCGATCGGGCTGACAGCGCGACCAGTGGTATTTTTCAGGATTACGAGTTGCTGGGACGCGTCGCCGGCGAGCACGCCCTCGCGAAACTTCACACCAACAGTTTCGGCACGCTCGGCGAAGCGCACCTCCATCTTGTCGCCGGCACGTGGGTGGCCGGGCGCACGACACCCGGGCCGCGCCGGCGCCGCGCGCCCGCTGGCGCGACGCTTACTTAACGGCGTAAACGGCGACCTCCTTGGCGGCCTCCCGCCAGACGGTAAACCGACTGCACAGCTCAGCGTGAAAGGTTCACGCGCGGCCAATCCCAACCCCATGAATACACGCCCCGCCCGCCTGACCGCCCACCTCCGACCCTTTGTCACTGCGCTTGCCGCCCTCGCTCTCCCGTTCGCCGCGACGATGCAGGCGCAGCCGAAGGATGCCTCGGCGGTCGCGGCGGAGGATCCGCTGCAACTCTCCGCCTTCACCGTCACCAGCCAGCACGATACCGGTTATGAATCGATGCAAACGACCTCCGGTCTGCGCACCGTGCAGGAGCTCAAGAACGTCGCGAACTCCATCTCCATCCTCAATCCCGAGATGATCCAGGACATCGGCGCGCTCACGATCGAGGACATGACCAAGTGGGCCGTGACGGGTGAAGCCAACCCCGATCCGACCGTCGTCTCCGGTTCGAGCCGACTGATTTTTCGCGGCATCCAGAACAACTACGCGCTGCGCAACGGCTGGATCTGGTATTCTCCGATCGATACCTACAGCACGGAGCGGATGGAATTGTTGCGCGGGCCCAACGCCTTCCTCTACGGCGAGGCCGATCTGGGTGGCGCGCAGAACCAGATCACCAAGCGCGGCCTTTTCACGAAGGATTTCACCAAGATCAAACTCACCGGCGGCAGCTACGATCTGCGCCGCGCCGAACTCGACTTGAACCGCCGCGTCAACGACCAGCTCGCCGTCCGCTTCGCGGCCGTCGAGTCTGACAACCACACGTGGTGGGATCACGGTCATCGCGACTTCCGCGGTCTGTACGGCGCCGTCACCTACCGCCCTTTCCGCCAGACCACGATCAGCGTGATTGGAGAATACGCCAAGAGCACCGAGATCCGCTCCCAAGGTCTTTTCTCCGACAATTTTTCCTACACCACGCCCACCCCGAGCAAATACAACAACGCCAGCGGCGTCGTCTACCTGCCCGTCAACGGCGCCAGCTACCGGCTCAACGGCCGCTCCCGCAGCTCGGGCCCGAACGTCGCCATCGCGGATCCGACGATCGTGCCGCGCGAATACCAGTTCAACGGCCCCAGCGCCTCCAACATCTCCAACCAGAAATCGCTCACGGTGGAAGTGGAGCAGACCATCGGCGAAAACCTTCATCTCCAGCTCTCCGCCAACGCGTATCATTCCAGCGGCGGCATCTGGGGCGCCACCACCCGCGGCATCACGCGCGACCTCAATCCCACCCTGCCCGGCGGCGCGCCGAATCCCTATTACAATGAACTCTACACCGAATATCAGCGCACCCATCAGGTGATCGGCAACGTCGTCCGCGACATCCGCCTCTCCGCCGTCTACGATCTCAAGTTGAACTGGATGCAGCAGCAGTTCGTCGTGAATGCCCAGCAGCACGAGGACAACCCCGGCCAGAAATATCCGAAGATGGCCGAGTTCGTCGCCCCGGGCACCGCCAATTTTCTCGGCGCGGTGAACTCCGATGCCACCGTGGCGGCGTTCAACGCCAATCGCACCGTTTTCGCCAACAACAAATTCATCCGCCGCTACTACTTGAAAGACGGCGATGGCGGTAACCTCACCGGCAGCATCAACCCTGTCGCCGGCGTTTCCGACTACTATCCCGACATCGGCTCCGGCGCGTCCGGCTCCGTCGGCGCCACGGGCGCGATCATCGACCGCCACTTCACGACGCCATCCGTCGGCATCGGCGCCGCCGGCACGTATTTCAACGGCCATCTGCACACGCTCATCGGTTACCGGCGCGACGAGTTCAAGATGAAGACCACGTCCGGCATTCCCCGCCCTCTCGCCAACACGTGGATCGTCGACACCATCCCCGGCGGTTTTTCCGACCCGCAGTACGTGAATTACAAATTCGACGGCACCAACTACGGCGGCGTCCTCCGCATCAACGACATGCTGGCCTTCACCTACAACTACGCGCGCTCCTACCGCCTCTCGCTCGGCGAAGGCAAAACGGGCTATCAAGTCGGCACCGTGCAGGGCATTCCGTTCGGCGAAGGCCAGGATATCGGCGTTCGCTTCTCCTTCTTCGGCGGCAAACTCGAGCTGAACGCCACCTACTACGACAACTATCAGCCCAACGCGCGCAACAACGCTCTCGGCTCCGCGCAACAGAATGTGAAGAATGAGCTCACCGCCCTCTTCCCCACCACCTTCGATGTGAATGGCGGTGACATCGAAAAAGTCACCACCTCCGGCGTCGAGGTGGAAGCGGTGGCCAACCTCACCCGCAACTGGCGGCTGCTGTTCAATCTCGCCACCAACGAAATCAAAACCGCCGACCGGCTTCCGCAGCTCAAGAGCTTCCAGCAACAGGCCAAGGCCCTGAACCAGCCAACGCCACAACTCGACGCCTACCTGCTCACCATGCCCGAGGGCGTGCCGACCGCTGGCTATACCAAAACCCGCGCCAACCTTTTCACCCGTTACGATATCAAAGACGGTGCGCTCAAGGGCCTCTATTTCGGCGGCGGCGCCAACTGGCGGGGACCGACGTTCCGTGGCAACGCCGACGTCAATCAGGACGGCATCGCGGAGGCACTGTGGTCGCCCAGCTACACGCTCGTAAGCCTGCTCGTCGGCTATCAGACCAAACTCTGGGAGCACCGCACCGTCTTCGCGCTCAACGTCGACAACGTCTTCGATAAAGACTACTACCGCTCTGCCGCCATCGGTTCCGGCTCCTGGGGCGATCCCCGGTCCTTCAAACTCTCCGCGATGGTGGAGTTTTAAGCGACGTTCGTTGGCCAATCCTGTTTCCTGATGCCGACCACCATGGGCCGTCGCCGTTTCCTGCAAAACCTCGGCACCGGCGCCGCCGCGGCGCTGCTCACCCGCCCGGTGTCGGCGACCGCGCGCGAGGCGGCGCCCCATCCTGACGCTCCGCGCATCAAGAACGTCCTGGTGCTGTTCTCCGACCAGCACCGCGCGGACTGCCTCGGCTGCTATGGCAACCCGATCGTGCAAACGCCGCATCTCGACCGGCTCGCCCGCGACGGCATCCGGTTCACCCAAGCCTTCACGCCCACGGCCACCTGCACACCCGCGCGCACGTCGTTGCTGACCGGAGTCTGGGCGCACCAACACCGGCTGCAGCACGTCACCGCCTACGCTCCGTTTGCGGGCGGCCAGACCGCGTTCGATCCCGCACGCTGGCCGATGTACGCCAACACCCTGCGCGAGAAAAATTTTCACCGCGCGCAGATCGGCAAATGGCACATTGGCAGCACGACCACGCCGGCGGACTGCGGTTTTGAAGGCATCCACTACCCCGGCTACGGCTATCCCAGCCACCATCCGCATTACCTCGCGTACCTCCGCCGCCTCGGCGTCGACGGTTACCAGCTCAGCGAGATCAAACAAAAGCGGTTCGAATACTCGGGCCTCCAGGCCGGACCGGACGAGGCCGGCGAAGCCGCCTACCTCGCCGCGCAGACTGTCGAGAAAATCGGCGCCTACGCGCAATCGGACCGGCCGTTCTTCATCAGTTGCAACTTCTGGGGGCCGCACGCGCCGCACATGCTCACGGAAAAATATTTCCGCATGTACAATCCGGCGCAGATTCCGCCGTGGAAAAACTTCCGCTGCGCGCTCGACGACAAGCCGGAGATGTATCGGCGTTACGGCCAGTATTGGGGCACGGAGGATTTTACCGCGGCGACACTCTCCGGACTGCTCGCGACCTATTACGGCTACATCACCGCCGTCGACGATGCCGTCGGCCGCATCCTCGCCGCCCTCGAACAAAGCGGAAAGCTCGACGAGACGCTGATCGTTTACACCACCGATCACGGTTCCACCGAAGGCTCCTATGGAATGTGGGACAAAGGCTTTGGCATGTTCGACTGCACGCAGCGCATCCCCTTCATCCTCTCACATGCCAGTCTGCGCGGGCGTCGCCTCGTGTCCGACGAATTCGTGAGCCTGCTCGATCTCGCGCCCACGTTCATCGACTGCGCCGGCGGCACCGTGCCCTCGACCATGGTGGGGAAATCCCTCCTGCCGCTGGTGCGCAATCCCGCCGCGCCACGCGAGCGCGACCACATCATTTGCGAAAGCTTCGGGCACCAGCAGACCTTCTGGCAACGGATGGTCCGCACGGATACGGCCAAATACATCTACAACCCCACCTCGATCGACGAGTTCTACAATCTCGCCGACGATCCGGATGAAACCGTCAATCTGATCGGACGCGTGGACCGCGCGACGCTCACCCCATTCAAGGACCGTCTCGAGGCGTGGATGCGCCAGACGGAAGATCCGCTTCTCGAGTGGTCCGGTTCGACCCTGCGCGGGTGACGCCGTCGCGGCGCCGGCCGGCCGAGCCTGTTCGTGCGCGGCGCAAATTTGGCGCGGCGCAAGGCGACCCCGCAGCTGTTTTGCTACCACACGCCATGGGCTTTTCGCGCCCGCACTTCACTCCGCCGCGCGACGATTGTCGCTTGCGTGAGATTCATTGCGTTCCGGGACGGCGGCGCCGCTGACCCCGCGCGTTTGCCTTGCTCGGCTCTCGCACTCAGATCGCGCAATCAAATTGTCCGGGAATGCCGGCCGGTCCCCTCCGTCCGGTAAGCGTCGAAGCAAGTCGCGATGTTGCGTAAAAACAGGCGCCCGCGCTCCGTCACGACCAAACCCTCGGCCGATGTGACCACCATGCCGTCGTCAACGAGCGGACGCAGGCGGGCGATTTCCGCGGCATACTGCGTCACAAAGTCGTCTCCAAACTCCCGCGCGAGCGCGCCATAATCGAGCGCCAGATGGCACATGAGGCGCATGATAATCTCGCGCCGCCGCCGGTCGTCTTCAGTCAACTCACGCCCTCGCGCGATCGGAAGCGCGCCGCGATCGAGGGCGGCGTAATAGCCGGTGAGCGTCTTGTGATTTTGCCGGTAGCTGTAAGGCGTCTGCGAAATGGCGGACATGCCAAACGCGAGAATCTCGGCGCCGGCGCGGGTGCTGTAGCCTTGGAAATTGCGCTGCAGCGTGCGAGCCCGTTGGGCGACGGCGAGTTCATCGGTGTGCTTCGCGAAGTGATCCATCCCGATGTAGTCGTAACCGCGGCTGGTCAGCGTTTCGGTGATGAGCTTGAGCATCGCGAGCTTGGTCTCGGGCGTCGGGAGCGCGGATTCGCGTTCCAGAATTTTTTGCGCGGGCTTCATCCACGGCACGTGGGCGTAACTGAAAACAGCGAGGCGGTCGGGCTCGAGTTCGAGCACTTGTTCGAGGGTATCGCGAAACGTGTCCACCGTCTGGTAAGGCAGGCCGTAGATGAGATCGAGATTGAGAGAGGTGAAGCCCTCGGTGCGCAGCCACGCGATGGTTTGCTCCGTCAACGCGCGCGGCTGGATGCGGTGAACCGCCTCCTGCACCTTCGGATTGAAGTCCTGCACGCCGAGCGAGGCGCGCGTGAAGCCGCTCGCTCGCAACGCGACGACTTGAGCGTGCGAAAGGCGGCGCGGATCCACCTCCACGCTGAGTTCGGCCTGCGGCGCGAACTTGAAATGCCGGCGCGTCAGCGCATCGAGGCGTTTGAGTTCATGGGGTTGAAAGAACGTGGGTGTGCCGCCGCCATAGTGAAGTTGCGTGACGAGGCGATCGGGGTGAACGCGGGGCGCGAGGAGGCCGACTTCCTTTTCCAAATAGTCGAGATACGCATCGGAGCTTTTGTGGTTGAGCGTGATGACGGTGGTGCAGCCGCAGAACCAGCAGAGCGTTTCGCAAAACGGCAGATGATAATAAAGCGAGAGCGGCAGCGAGGCGTCGCGGTTCGAGCGCTCAACATGCTCCAAGAGTGGCTGCGGATCGCTGTAATCCCGAAACTCCGTCGCGCTCGGGTAAGAGGTGTAGCGCGGTGCGGAGATGTCGTATTTGCGAACGAGATCGAGATCGACGGTTATCATCGTGAACGAGCGCATGGGTGCCACCGCCACCAGCGACCATTCGTCACCGGCCGCGATCGTGGCGCGCCCAAGCACAGGCGCCGACTTTAACAGCCCCAGCCGTCCGCCGCTTTGATTTGGATCAAGTCAAGGAGCCGATCAAACGGCCGGCTGCGGAGACCGACGCGGGCCCGACCACTGGGGCGACGTTGAGACTGCGTTCAAGGCACGGCAGGCGCCGGGATGCTCGCCTTGACGCCGTTCGCCCAGTCCACGACTTGCTGGATC harbors:
- the hemN gene encoding oxygen-independent coproporphyrinogen III oxidase; amino-acid sequence: MLGRATIAAGDEWSLVAVAPMRSFTMITVDLDLVRKYDISAPRYTSYPSATEFRDYSDPQPLLEHVERSNRDASLPLSLYYHLPFCETLCWFCGCTTVITLNHKSSDAYLDYLEKEVGLLAPRVHPDRLVTQLHYGGGTPTFFQPHELKRLDALTRRHFKFAPQAELSVEVDPRRLSHAQVVALRASGFTRASLGVQDFNPKVQEAVHRIQPRALTEQTIAWLRTEGFTSLNLDLIYGLPYQTVDTFRDTLEQVLELEPDRLAVFSYAHVPWMKPAQKILERESALPTPETKLAMLKLITETLTSRGYDYIGMDHFAKHTDELAVAQRARTLQRNFQGYSTRAGAEILAFGMSAISQTPYSYRQNHKTLTGYYAALDRGALPIARGRELTEDDRRRREIIMRLMCHLALDYGALAREFGDDFVTQYAAEIARLRPLVDDGMVVTSAEGLVVTERGRLFLRNIATCFDAYRTEGTGRHSRTI
- a CDS encoding TonB-dependent siderophore receptor, which produces MNTRPARLTAHLRPFVTALAALALPFAATMQAQPKDASAVAAEDPLQLSAFTVTSQHDTGYESMQTTSGLRTVQELKNVANSISILNPEMIQDIGALTIEDMTKWAVTGEANPDPTVVSGSSRLIFRGIQNNYALRNGWIWYSPIDTYSTERMELLRGPNAFLYGEADLGGAQNQITKRGLFTKDFTKIKLTGGSYDLRRAELDLNRRVNDQLAVRFAAVESDNHTWWDHGHRDFRGLYGAVTYRPFRQTTISVIGEYAKSTEIRSQGLFSDNFSYTTPTPSKYNNASGVVYLPVNGASYRLNGRSRSSGPNVAIADPTIVPREYQFNGPSASNISNQKSLTVEVEQTIGENLHLQLSANAYHSSGGIWGATTRGITRDLNPTLPGGAPNPYYNELYTEYQRTHQVIGNVVRDIRLSAVYDLKLNWMQQQFVVNAQQHEDNPGQKYPKMAEFVAPGTANFLGAVNSDATVAAFNANRTVFANNKFIRRYYLKDGDGGNLTGSINPVAGVSDYYPDIGSGASGSVGATGAIIDRHFTTPSVGIGAAGTYFNGHLHTLIGYRRDEFKMKTTSGIPRPLANTWIVDTIPGGFSDPQYVNYKFDGTNYGGVLRINDMLAFTYNYARSYRLSLGEGKTGYQVGTVQGIPFGEGQDIGVRFSFFGGKLELNATYYDNYQPNARNNALGSAQQNVKNELTALFPTTFDVNGGDIEKVTTSGVEVEAVANLTRNWRLLFNLATNEIKTADRLPQLKSFQQQAKALNQPTPQLDAYLLTMPEGVPTAGYTKTRANLFTRYDIKDGALKGLYFGGGANWRGPTFRGNADVNQDGIAEALWSPSYTLVSLLVGYQTKLWEHRTVFALNVDNVFDKDYYRSAAIGSGSWGDPRSFKLSAMVEF
- a CDS encoding hydroxyacid dehydrogenase, producing MYELIYGEECRAALADQCDLIVPAPVGPAECAVLPSATLAAIDVAFTGWSSPQFDAALLARLPRLRAVFHGAGSVRPYVSEAFWQRGITLTNAAAANAVPVAEYTVSMVVLALKQVWRLNRETRQTRTFPRDLGGVRGTRGATVGLISLGLIGREVLQRLHTLEVEVLAYDPYLPAEKAAELGVRLVALPDLMARSDVVSLHSPLNAETAGFITGELLARLKPGATFINTARGGLVRETELIEFLQRRSDVQAILDVTVPEPPEAASALYDLPNVLLTPHLAGSVGDECRRMGWAMVGEFGRFVRGEPLHFSVTRDQALRQT
- a CDS encoding LacI family DNA-binding transcriptional regulator; translated protein: MTGRPIMEDIARAAGYSRAAVSLALRGHPSIPESTRRKIAAIAEQLGYRANPLVSALMSLQRQRRSMGGATTIAYLTSHPRSDPWRQRSYYVSMFRGAATRLEEIGCRLEEFSLQGEGMTPARLLQILRTRNIHGVIVAPLPYGETHVALDFSGLAVVGLGMSVHTPKIECVANDHFQSSALAVERCVALGYRRIGFVLSQESSRRLDHRWLGGYRFAVEQFGPGTRLPPLMTERQSELRAALPGWLRAHRPDVVILGNAEAELQEKIPTTVGLVSLGVDRADSATSGIFQDYELLGRVAGEHALAKLHTNSFGTLGEAHLHLVAGTWVAGRTTPGPRRRRAPAGATLT
- a CDS encoding sulfatase-like hydrolase/transferase, with protein sequence MPTTMGRRRFLQNLGTGAAAALLTRPVSATAREAAPHPDAPRIKNVLVLFSDQHRADCLGCYGNPIVQTPHLDRLARDGIRFTQAFTPTATCTPARTSLLTGVWAHQHRLQHVTAYAPFAGGQTAFDPARWPMYANTLREKNFHRAQIGKWHIGSTTTPADCGFEGIHYPGYGYPSHHPHYLAYLRRLGVDGYQLSEIKQKRFEYSGLQAGPDEAGEAAYLAAQTVEKIGAYAQSDRPFFISCNFWGPHAPHMLTEKYFRMYNPAQIPPWKNFRCALDDKPEMYRRYGQYWGTEDFTAATLSGLLATYYGYITAVDDAVGRILAALEQSGKLDETLIVYTTDHGSTEGSYGMWDKGFGMFDCTQRIPFILSHASLRGRRLVSDEFVSLLDLAPTFIDCAGGTVPSTMVGKSLLPLVRNPAAPRERDHIICESFGHQQTFWQRMVRTDTAKYIYNPTSIDEFYNLADDPDETVNLIGRVDRATLTPFKDRLEAWMRQTEDPLLEWSGSTLRG